A window of the Eretmochelys imbricata isolate rEreImb1 chromosome 7, rEreImb1.hap1, whole genome shotgun sequence genome harbors these coding sequences:
- the C7H11orf86 gene encoding uncharacterized protein C11orf86 homolog — MAHGRSFRRAYSLRTPKSPSLLDSTYGQLEDTTLPHVWGDKTESSDKAKQRGKGRAVSLRGWKSGVEEPPAERTLTPGEMPHSLSPDDGELLIGEAQSKGSHRMKQCKKQVDRALRRGWETFVANLYSVTLSRPAPPSEATPSPARTC; from the exons ATGGCCCATGGCAGGAGCTTCCGGAGAGCGTACTCCCTCCGTACCCCCAAATCCCCCAGCCTCCTGGATTCCACCTACGGCCAGCTGGAGGACACCACCCTGCCCCATGTTTGGGGGGACAAGACAGAGAGCTCAGACAAGGCTAagcagaggggaaaggggagagctGTGAGCCTGAGGGGGTGGAAGAGTGGGGTGGAAGAGCCCCCAGCTGAGAGGACCCTCACCCCAGGGGAGATGCCGCACTCACTAAGCCCCGATGATGGGGAGCTGCTGATCGGAGAGGCTCAGAGCAAGGGCTCTCACAGGATGAAGCAGTGCAAGAAG CAGGTGGACCGAGCCCTCCGCAGAGGCTGGGAGACCTTCGTGGCTAACCTGTACAGCGTGACGCTGAGccgcccagctcccccctccgAGGCCACCCCGTCACCAGCGAGAACATGTTGA